Part of the Bradyrhizobium sp. AZCC 1721 genome, AGCCGGTACGGCCGACGACTGCCCCATCGCAAGAGCCGGACCCGAACTGGACAAGGTGGTTATGAAACCGAGGCCGGCGATATTCAGATGGTGTAATCTGGACCGCAACGGATCATCTCTCTTGTCGACTCATTGTGCACTTTGACGTGGATATCGCCACGTCCCGCAAAGACGTCCTCGCTTCAGAAGACTTCCTGTCTTTATCAATCGGAGCGATGACCATGGCTGTCGGATACCGTGCCTACTTCGCGTCATGAATCTGACCTGACCCGCCCACCGCCACAATGTTGAAGGGCCTCCCGCCGAGGGTAATTTCGCCGGCCTTCGTGAGGCTCATCGCGTCGACGAGCGAAACGACGCCTCTTGCCGGATCAGTGACCACGACCATGTCACTAGCGACTGCCAGCCGCGGGCGCGGATCATTCCAATGACCATCCATGGAGTAGGGCTCGGTCACTCGTAGCGATCCGTCAAGCTTTCCGGCGATAACGTCCAATCGATGCAATCGTCCATCTTCCGTGAAGACGTACGCGAATTTTGCGCGGACTGGATCGACGGTAAAATCCACCCGCCGCATTGGCAATGTCACGAGGCGGAAAGGTTCCGCGTCAGTCGGCTCCATCAGAACGACCTTGTCCGACCCGTAATTGCCAAGGAAGTATTGCAAGCCTCGTCCGCCAAGCATGGTAGTCGTCTTGCCGCTTGGCAGCGCGGCGGCGTAGGGAAGGTGCTTAACCTGCGGCGTGGACCCATCCATGCTGGCAACGAGAAGTCCGGTAGCGCAGCTGAAAACTAGGATGCTTCCTGATGTTGCTTCGCCGTGCAGGTCCGGGCACGAATGAATGCCGCCGATTTGCGCACCGTACTTGTCGACGATCTTGATGCCAATGGGCAATTCATCCGAGTTCTTGACGTTAGGCTCGGAAATGAGCGTGTAGCGATCATTCGCAACCGCTACCCCATGGTGAGGCACCCCCGGTGCGGTTTCGCGCAGGACAGACTTCGATTCCAGGATCATCCTTTCGGATGCGATTCGAGCGCGGCCCTCGCCGTCGAAGAAGATCGCGATCTCACCACCATACTCGACCACGTGCGATGGCTGCTTGCCCGCGATCTCAACGCCAAGCAATCGCGGCGCCTTGACTTTGATGTCGCCGTGATCGCCATGATCTTCAAATGATATGCCACTATCAATCGCTGTGACCAAGTCCGCGCCTCTCTGCACGGCAAGGACCGTCCGTCCGGTCTTGCTGCGGTAGAGACGAGCTGGCGCTTTGGTCGCAAAGGTTTCGATCTTCTCCTGCTTGGGCAGATCGACGACATGCACAATTGGCTCGGAATGATCGGAGACGAACAGGCGCCACGCCGTTTTCTCGGCAGCCAAAGCACCGCAGTTGAGGGCGATTGTCGTCAGAAGGACAACGATGGTGCCGGATTGAACTCTGGTCATCGGATATTTCCTCTCAAAGCAGCATTCGCATTCCGAATAAGGCGCGTTCGATCAGGGGACATCAGGCACGATGGCTTTCCGAATTGTCGAGGCGTTGTGCTTCATCATGTCAACGTAGGTGGCCGCCGGCCCGTCGGGCCGGGACAGAGCATCGGAGTAGAGCTCTCCGCCGACCTTCGACCCTGTTTCCGCGGCAATTCGCTGCACGAGACGGGGATCGGTGATGTTCTCCACGAAGACCGCGGCGACCTTGTCCCGCTTGATTTGCCGGATGAGACTGGCGATGTCGGATGCTGCGGCCTCGGCGTCTGTTGAGAGGCCTTCTGGCGCAAGGAATGTCAAACCGTATTCGTGAGCGAAGTAGCCGAATGCCTCATGCGCGGTGATGACAACGCGCTTGTGGGGCGGGATGAGTGCGATCGTCGCTCTGATCTCGTCATCGAGCGCACTGAGAGTTGAATCGTAGGCTTTGGCATTTGTCTCATACGTCGTGCAGCCGGGTGGATCGATCGAACAGAACGCGTCTACGATATTTTTGACGTAGATCCGGGCATTCGGAACCGCTTGCCACGCGTGGGGATCATGGTCGCCATGGTGGTGATGAGGGCCAGACTGCCCGTGATGGTGCGCTTGCTCAGTGCTCTTGAGCGGCTGGACTCCTTTCGTAAGCTCGACAACCGGCGCCTTTGTTCCACTCGCTTCGATAAGGCGTCTCAAGAAGCCTTCGAACTGAAGGCCGTTGACGAGTACGATATCGGCGGCGGCAATCGTTCTGACGTCCGCGGGCTTGGGTTCGTAAACGTGGGCATCGCCGTTTGCTCCGACGAGTGAGCGAAGATCGATACGGTCTCCGCCGACATGACGCGCAAAGTCAGCAATAATCGAGAAGCTGGCGACCACATTGAGCTTCTTGGCCGACGCGGCACCTGCAGCAAGCGGTGATAGTGAGACGAGTCCCGCAAGCACGACCGTTCTTAACGTCTTGAGCATGAGCCGTCGTATTCTCGTTGTTTCAGGTGCTTGATGGCGGTGGCGCTGGACAGTTCTTGGCGAGGAATCGATCGCTGCGGTTGCCGACCGCACCCGGACGCTTTCCGATGATCGCTGGATTGGAGCCGCGCTCGCACGACCCCCGGGACAGAGGTGACCGCATTGACGGCGCAGCTCAGATTGAAAAGGGCGAAACGAGGTACCCTCGCCAAAAGGCGCGCGGATTGACCGAACGCGGTGCCTACACTCCCTAATGATCGCGTCCATGCGGTGCTCGCCTCAGCCTGAATTGTTGCAGCGACTATGTAATGTTATAACATAACAATCACGTTGCGCAAAAAGGGCGCAAGATCAATTCCGCGCGCAATCGCCCTAGATCTCTGTGTAGTCCAGGATCGTATGTTATCCGGACCAGACCTTGTCTGCGTCGTAAATTCGCTCTCGGCGCTTGGACCTGAAGTCAATCCCAAGAATGATCTGGCCCATGGCCCTCTTTCCGCCGCCGAAGAATCGGGACGGAATAGAGACGGGGAGCAGGGGGCCTCCCCCGTTTGGGACTTGGTCATGAACGATCCTGGGTGTAATGTTGTAACAGCACAATAACTGTTATACTGTTACACCGTCAAGGTGAACGGAATGCATCGCAATCCAGATCCGCGCGTAACTTGCGCGCACGAAGAGACGCATGGTCACCCCGTCGATGGCGATGCAGTTGAGTCTCGCGCCCGCTCGTACGCGGTATCGAAAGGGGTGCCGTTCACGCCGATGCGCCAAAGCGTGCTTGCCTTGCTTGCGGCGTCCGGAAAGCCGATGAGCGCCTACGAGATCGCAGAGAAAGTGAGCGATGCGCGAAAGCTCAAGGCCGTGCAGGTCTACCGTGCGCTCGAATTCCTGCAGGAGGCAGGGTGCGTCCATCGGCTGGCGTCCCGCTCGGCCTATTTCGCCTGCGATCATCTGCACGGAGAAGGCGAAACGGTAGTCTTCATGGTTTGCGCGCAATGTGGCGCGGTTCAGGAGGCGGCCTCCGAACTGGTGGCGCGCGGCTTGCGGGGCGCAGCGAAAACAGCCGGCTTCAGGCCCCGACATCCGATGATCGAGGTGGACGGCGAGTGTGCGGAATGCGCGGGTACGCCTGAACGCTAACCCTCATGGCTTGTGGCAGGATCGGCCAATCTCGCGGCTAGGCGCAAGGAGCATTGCCGGCGAGCAGCGGCAAGCGTCATACCCCGTCTCGGCTTCACTGCAGTTGTCGATAGCTTTGGCGACTCTCCGTACGAGAGGTGTCTTGATCGGAAACGCTTTGGACAGTTACTCGATCGATCGGCGGGACGAGCGCGCAAGCGCGAGGCCGCCAGGCACGGACGCGAGCGCCAGCATCAACATGGCCCGCCACCAGATGCTCCAGTTGATTTCGCTTGCCGGCATCTCAATCCAATGCCACCGGGGCAATGATGACAGGTCACGCATGGTCATAGCGCGGCTCTCCAGGATTCGGGGAGAGAAATACTGCCGCCATTCTTTGTGAAACGCCTCTGTTTGATCCTTGAACGCGAGGAAACGGCGTGAATCAGTGCCGGCGATAGAGGTCAGTGCTTCATTGACGAGCATTGCAGGCGATAGCAAGCTCAGCCTGTCGACAAGTTTTTGCTGTTGCAGCAGTTGCTGATCAAAACGTTTCAAAAGCGGCTCGATTCGTTCGTCGACTTTTTGCTTGGCCAGAAAAAATGCACGCATGCGCGAAGGCACTTCGATACGTTCATTTTTTACCAGCAGCGCTTCCGGATCGGAGGCATAACGATAATCCGCGCTATAGAGGTCCTCGTATTCGCGCAATGATTCGGCGGTTGCGACACGCGTGCGGTTGGCCAATTCGGTGCGGGAAGGAGCCGGGCTAACCAATCCCACGGCAAGGTTCATTGTCACCGGCAAGATGAGCACAAGAATCGTCCAGAGTGCCACCATGATCAACGCATTGGTCGAAGATGAGAGGTTAACGGTGTTGACCAAGGCCGCAACCGCGAACCAGAACAAGGTATAGGCCGCCACCAGCGCCGACCACGACAGCATCAAGACCAGTTGCTCCGCGCCGCGGGCTTCGGGACGGATCAAAAGCAGGACCACGAGCGGCACGGGAATAACGATCGCCAGCAGCGCAAGCATGCGCACGACGACTTTCCCGATCATCAACGTTGCGATGGAAAGCGGTTGCGAACACAGCATGCGCAAGGTGCCATGTTCGCGCTCTGCCGACAGCAGGTTATACCCGAGCGACGTAACCAGCAGAGGCAGTACGAATACGATAACGAAAGCGAGATCGAAGTGCCCGCTGAGCAGATTCCAGGGATTTTCGATTTCCGTGTCGTACATGAACTGAACTTTGCTCAAATAGGTGATGCGGTAATAATTGGGCATCATGTCCGACTGACCGATCGCCAGCGCCGCGAGCGGAGCGTTGGGCATTGTGGCGTAACGCCCGGACAAGGTGCCGGCCATGGCAGCGGGGTTCGCGGGATTGGAGAACGGTATCAGCGCGGTTTGGCCAGCGAGAACGGATTGGAGCGTCCCGCTATTTGCCGTTTGGGTCTCTTGTTCGTGTTTGAGGACTTGAGCGACCATGCGGTCGCGGAGCGTTGCTTGCGCCAGTCCCACAAATAGTCCGTAACCCACCATGAGGGCCAGAACGCAACACACCAGCAGCAGCGTGCGATCGCGGACAAGGATGCGGGCCTCGTGCAGTACGATCAGCGACAAGGTGGAGAGCGGGCGAGGCTGCATTATCTTCATTCGACTACCTAGCGCATCAGCGGACGGGAGAGCGCATATTGCGCAAGCGCGACGGAGAGGCAGAACATGACGGCGAGCAGCACAAGGCTCGCCCAATGGTGCGCCAAGGCAAACGACACAGACGGACGTTCATACTTGAATTGCGGCACGCTTGCCCACAGCTCGGGGCCAGCCCTGTAAGTGAAATGCGCATTACCCAAGCGATCGGCGTGTTCAATCAAGTCCTCGCTGACAATGTTCTGAATCTTCCGCCGTTGGGCTTCGGCCGCGGTTGAGAAGTCGCGATGTTGGGAAAAGTCCGTTCCCGCCAGGCCCATGGAGAAGCCGCGGAGTGCAACGACCGGGGCAGCAAGGCCGACCCACTCTTGCGCGCGCTGTTGACGCTCGAATGTGTCCCAAAGCCTGCCGAAGTTTTCATCAAGTGCGCCGTAACCCGCCTCGTCATCAACTTTCAGCGCCGCGCCCCACTTGCTGAGCGGAACCGATGGATCCCACGGCGTTCGCGCACCGAAGTGGGTGGACCAGGCCTTGCGGCCAGCGTCTGCCACGTCGTGCGCGAGTTGATTGTCAAAGTCTAGCCGGGACGGCGTGGGATGGAGCAAATTCGTCGCTTCGGAGGCGGTGCGCGGAGCAATCAGCGTTGCGGCGACCCAGAAGCCCAGGAGCAAGACCAGGGCGGTCCGCGATGAACGCGCGAGGGCCGATACCGCCAGGGTCAGAAACACGAAAAAGCCGAGATAGAAGCCGTATCCCGCCGCGAGCCACGTGATCCGATAGACCACGTCCACGCGCTCTCCAGCGGGTAGGCGAGCAACGATGAGTACTGCAAACGCAAGGCCGACTGGAGCAATCAGAATGCCAACGCAGCTCGCAAGCGCCGCCGCTTTGCCGTAAAGAAGGCTCCGCGTGGGCGCGCCCAGGCTGAGAAGCTGGCGCAACGTTCCGCGTTCACGCTCGTTGCTCACAGAGTTGAAGCCGATGACGATAATGAGCAGGGGAAGCAAAACCTGAAGAAGCCAAGCTGGCGATAACTCGCCGAACCGCTGCAAGCCGGTTGCATCCTGGGCCGGCCGGAACTTGACTTCGCTTTGGCGATGCGCCTGTAGCCAGACGGTCGAGCCAACAAATGGCCCAATGCCGGGATCGAAGACGGCAAGCGATGGTTCAGGCTTGAACACGTGCATGCCCTGTTCCGCCGCATCGTGCGGGTGCCGATAGCCTTGGTGAAGCCAGGCGTCATGGTCGAGGGCTTGGCCTGCCGACCGTTCGCTATTCAGCTGAACCTGCCGATTCCATCCGGCCGCCAGAGCCACCAGCATGAGGATAACGACCAGTCCTCCGGCCCAGAGCAGACGCCCGTCGCGGGTCAGCTCGCGAAGATCTTTGGCGGCGATGATTGCGAACACGTCAACTCTTCATGTGCTTGAGGTACAGCGCTTCAAGATCGGCATGGCTGACCTCCTCGCTCCTGAGTTCTTCCACCAGCCTGCCTTGCTTCATGATGCCGATGCGGGTCGCGGTCTGCTTCGCGTGGAAGAGATCGTGTGTTGTCGTCAGGACGGTCACGCCGTCGTTGCTGGCCTTGACGAGAAGCTCCGAGAACTCGTTGGCCGCGGACGGGTCCAGTCCTGAGGTGGGCTCGTCGAGCAAGAGGGCTTTGGCATTCTTGGCCAGCGCGATGGCAATTCCCACCTTCTGACGCATGCCTTTCGAGTAGGTCGCGACCCTGTCATCGGCTGCTTGACGAGGGAGACCTGCCGCCTCGAGCAGTTCAAGCAACCGCTGCCGCGGCAAATGCTCTCCGATTGCGAGTGAAGAGAAGAATGCCAGGTTTTCCAGACCTGAGAGCACGCCATAGAGCGTGACCTGTTCGGGGATATATGCAAGGAGCCGCTTCGTCTCCAGCGGCTGACGCACGACGTCGAGCTTGCCGATTTGGAGGCTGCCGGATGTCGGCTGGAGAAAATTCAGGAACAGATTGACCAGCGTCGTCTTGCCCGCGCCGTTCGCCCCCAAGAGGCAATAGATCTCGCCAGGCAGGACGCTGAGCGAGACATTATCCAGGGCACTCTTGGCGCCAAACTGCTTCGTCACTTCAATCGCATCGAGCATGGATCTCACACCTCCACTGGCCACGTCGGCCGCTGATCTGCGGTCGCATGACGAGGCCTCTTGGTTGCCTTGACGTATGTAACGTTATAACATTACATAGCTCTTGTGAAGCCTTGACGTGGGGTGGGGGCGGTTCGGGGTGGGGGCAAGTGTGCGTTACCTGTTGTGTTCGATTTCTCTATCAACTCTTTTGATAGCGGCAGGCGTTCTGCCTTTTGGCTTGGCTGAAGCGCAAGCTCAGACGCGTTCGTCATCACCCGACCAGCCGGCGAACTCGTTGCCGCCTATAACCGTTGACGCGCCGCAGCGGCAACCAGCGGCGAGAGTGGCGACGCGGTCGAATTCGCAAAAAGGCCGCATCTCCCGGACAAACAGAAATCCGCGACCATCAACCATCGCCGAGGCTTCACCGCAGTCGCAAGGGCAACAGCAGGTGCCGGCGACGCCGCTGAACACAAATGTGGTTACGCCCAGCGCGAGCCGGCTGGGGCTGACCCCTCGGGAGATTCCCGCCACCGTCGAGGTCGTCGGAGCGGAAACGATCCGGGAGCAGGGCTACCACACGACGATCGATACGGTGAAAGGCGCAACCGGCGTGACCGCCAGCGACGCGCCGAACGACGTGTCGTTCTCGATGCGCGGTTTCCAGGGCGAACAGGTCAACGTGACCTACAATGGCGTCAATATCGGCCTGACGGGCTTCACGGCGCTGACCATGGAGACGTTCAACCTCGATAGGGTTGAATTTCTCAAGGGCCCGTCCTCCCTGATGTCAGGGCAGGGCGCGGTCGGCGGTGCCATCAACTATGTCACCAAGGTGCCGCATACCGGTCCGATCAAGAGTGAGGCGTTCGTCGGTTTCGATTCGTTCGGCAGTATCCGAAGCGGCTATGGTTCAGGGGGCAGCACCAACATCCAGGGCCTCGATTATCGCGTCGACATCAGCCGGTCCGTTCAGAACGGCTTCATCGACGATACCAATACGAAGAACCTGCACGTATCCGGCCAACTGAACTATCGGTTGACGGAATCGTTCAAGGTCTTCGTTGCGACCGAGTACAAGGACTACAACGCGCGCGTCTACGAAGGTACGCCCCTTGTTCCCGTCGCCTTTAGCGGTCCTTTTGCGACCACGGGCATCGTGTCCGGAACGAAAGTGTCCGATTATAACGGCACCAATCTCGGGCCTGTCACCATCGACAGTCGTACGCTGAAAACGAACTACAACGTGCTCGACAACCACAAGACCATCAAGGAGTCATGGGTGCGCGGAGGATTCGAGTGGGATCTCACGAGCAACGTTACTCTGAGAAGTCAGGTCTATAACTACAATGCCAGCCGCGACTGGTACAACAATGAGGTGAGCGCCTTCAACGCCGCCAGCAACCTGGTCGATCGTGAACGGTTCTATGTCCATCACAACCAGAATCTGGTCGGCAACAATACGGATCTCACGTGGAATTCGCATCTATTCGGCATGGAAAACCGCCTGGTCACGGCGCTCGAATTCTATCACCTGGATTTTTCAAGGCCCGGCGCGGCAAACTTTCCTTCTGATCAAGTGACGCTGGTCGATCCCGTTCGTGGCTATTATGGTTTGCTAACGACGCAGCGACAGACCGCCACCATCGACAGCTTTGCGATCAATCTCGAAGATCGGCTGAAGATTACGCACAATTTCGCGCTTATCGGCGGTCTCCGCTACAATCCCTTCGAGCTCGATCGAACGTCCACCGATGTCAACGGCGTGAGCAGGGCTGGTTTCCCATACACCACAAGCTGGCAGCCCGTGACGGGCCGTATCGGATACACGTGCGAAGCGATTCCGGGGATGACGTTCTACAGCCAGTATGCGACGGCGAGCGACTTGTCGGCAGGCAGCATTTTCCTGCTGAGCCCGACGCAGCAACTGACCTTGACGTCTGCCCGCAGCTACGAGACCGGTGTCAAGAATCTGCTGTGGAATGGTCGCGCCGAATGGACCTTTTCGGCTTTCGACATTGAGCGCAGCAATGTGTATTCGGCTCAGGCTGGCCAACGCCTCAACATCGCTGGAAAAGTCAAATCGCAGGGCGTGGAGTTCGCCGCGGCAGTGCGTCCGACCCCTGAGCTCAAGTTCTGGGGCAACGTCGCGTATGTCCACGCACGCTATGCCGACTACGAATTCACGGGCGGATCGTTCTCGGGAAATACCCCGCCGAATATTCCTGCCGTTGTCGTGAACGGCGGGGCCTCGTATCGTTTCCTTAATCCAGGTTGGCTGCCGGTCGAGCTCGGGGTTTCGGTTCGTCATGTCGGCGACCGCTATAGCACCGATGCCAATACGGTTAAGCTTCTCGCATATACGACGGCGGATGCCTTCGCCTTTATCGACATTCCGAAGTCACCGACATTCCCGACTTTTGACAGCACGCGCGTCACCTTCCGGGTACGTAACTTCACCGATGCGAAGTACGCGGCATGGAGCTCTCCATTCTATCCAGACCAGATCCTCCTGGGGGCACCGCGGACCTACGAGGTCGGGGCGTCCTTCAAATTCTGATGGTGGTTCGCCCGTTGCGGGTCCTGGTCCTTATCCATCGCTGGCTGAGCATCCCGCTGTGCCTGCTGTTCGTGATGTGGTTTGCATCTGGTATCGTGATGCACTTTGTGCCATTTCCGGCGCTCACCGAAGCTGAGCGCCTCGGAGGATTGTCCGTCTTCGACGTTTCCAAGGTGAGGCACAGTCCCGCCGAGGCTATCGCGGCGAGCACGCTCAAAGGCGTCACGCGGGTACGTCTGTGGCAGCGCAGCGACGGTCCCGTGTACTTGCTGTCGACTGCCTCCGGCATGAAAGCCCTGCATGCTGACGATCTCCGCGCGGCCGATATCGGCTCCGAGCAAGTGGCACTCGCAATCGGGTCCGAGCACGCGCGCTTGCGTGGCTTGAATCCTGCTGCGGCCACTTTCGTGGAACTGGCGGAATATGATCAATGGACGGTCCCGAACGGCCTCGACGGACACCGACCTCTCTATCGCATTGCTCTGAACGATGTTGCGGGAACCGAGCTGTACGTCTCGTCACGCACCGGCGAGATCGTGAGAGATACGACGCGCAGTGAACGCGCATGGAACTACGTTGGAAGCGTCGCGCATTGGATCTATCCGACCGCGCTGCGCAAAGACTGGATGACCTGGAACGTCACGGTCTGGTGGTTGTCCCTTGCTGCCGTCATCGCGGCATTGTCGGGCCTCATGGTTGGCCTGTTTCGTCTGAGGCGCGTGCGAGACCGTATCGTGTCTCCCTTCCGAAAATGGCATGCTTGGCATCACTGGCTCGGATTGGCGTGCGCTGCGTTCGTGATGACGTGGATTGTTAGCGGATGGCTATCGATGGACCATGGCCGTCTCTTTTCCACCGGCGTGCTTACCAGATCGGAAGCCGACCGGATCGCCGGGACGCCGGCATGGGTCGAACTGACCGCGACAGTGCCCGCATCGCTTTCACCGACTACCCGTGAGATCGAGTGGTTCACCTTCGGCGGTCGCATCCATCAACGTAATCGAACGGGAGTTGACGCGCAGCAGCTCTCCGTCGTCGTTCCAGCGTCTACTGCACTTGCTTCACCGTTCCTGCAAGCCGATCAGATCAATGTCGTGATCTCGCACGCTGTCGGTAGCTGCTCGAGCACTTCGGCTGTCGCGCCAGATGACCACTACTTCCTTGCATCTGAAGTTGCACCGGCTCCCGTATATCGGTCCATATGCGGGGACGTTTGGTACCAAATCGATGGTGCTAGCTGTGCCAACCTGGAAAAGCTTGATGCGCAGCGTCGAACCTATCGCTGGCTGTACCGCGCGCTGCATACTTTCGATTTTCCTGCATTGATGGCGCGCCCTAGCCTGCGGAGCGCGATTATTGTTGTTCTATGCGCGTTCGGAGCAGCGTTCAGCATCACCGGAATCGTGATCGCCTGGCGGCGACTGAGACTTGAATTTCGCTGACCATTCGAATTGGCCCTCCTACCCATGCGCTGCAGAGGCAACGACCACAATCAATCGTGATGGGCCCCCGAGGGCTGTTGCGCGACTACATGTAACGTTATAACATTACGCGTAGGGCGATTTGATTGCGTGGCAATGAAGATAGACCAACCGATTCCGGTGACGATCCTTACGGGCTTCCTGGGCTCGGGGAAATCCACGCTGCTCAATGAGCTCTTGGCGAGCGAGGCCTTTGCGGACACCGCCGTCATCATCAACGAGTTTGGCGACATCTCCATTGATCATGACCTTGTTCGCGTGAACAAGCGCGAGCTGATGGTGACAACGACAGGCTGCCTCTGCTGCACAGCCGCTAGCGACATCAGGTCTTCCCTGTTCGAACTTTACGACGCTGTGGAGAGCAAGGCTGTCCCGCCGTTCAAGCGCGTGATCGTCGAGACGACCGGGCTTGCCGATCCCGCTCCGATCATCAATCAGATCACACCGGGCGGTCTTCCGGCGGTCGGGTATCGGGACCATGTCGTGGCAAGATGCTTTCGACTGTCCGGCGTCGTCTGCGCAATCGACGTGACCATGATCGAAGAGACGATGGAGCGGCACTTCGAATGCATGAAGCAGGTGGCGTTTGCGGATAGTG contains:
- a CDS encoding ABC transporter permease subunit; translated protein: MFAIIAAKDLRELTRDGRLLWAGGLVVILMLVALAAGWNRQVQLNSERSAGQALDHDAWLHQGYRHPHDAAEQGMHVFKPEPSLAVFDPGIGPFVGSTVWLQAHRQSEVKFRPAQDATGLQRFGELSPAWLLQVLLPLLIIVIGFNSVSNERERGTLRQLLSLGAPTRSLLYGKAAALASCVGILIAPVGLAFAVLIVARLPAGERVDVVYRITWLAAGYGFYLGFFVFLTLAVSALARSSRTALVLLLGFWVAATLIAPRTASEATNLLHPTPSRLDFDNQLAHDVADAGRKAWSTHFGARTPWDPSVPLSKWGAALKVDDEAGYGALDENFGRLWDTFERQQRAQEWVGLAAPVVALRGFSMGLAGTDFSQHRDFSTAAEAQRRKIQNIVSEDLIEHADRLGNAHFTYRAGPELWASVPQFKYERPSVSFALAHHWASLVLLAVMFCLSVALAQYALSRPLMR
- the aztC gene encoding zinc ABC transporter substrate-binding protein AztC is translated as MLKTLRTVVLAGLVSLSPLAAGAASAKKLNVVASFSIIADFARHVGGDRIDLRSLVGANGDAHVYEPKPADVRTIAAADIVLVNGLQFEGFLRRLIEASGTKAPVVELTKGVQPLKSTEQAHHHGQSGPHHHHGDHDPHAWQAVPNARIYVKNIVDAFCSIDPPGCTTYETNAKAYDSTLSALDDEIRATIALIPPHKRVVITAHEAFGYFAHEYGLTFLAPEGLSTDAEAAASDIASLIRQIKRDKVAAVFVENITDPRLVQRIAAETGSKVGGELYSDALSRPDGPAATYVDMMKHNASTIRKAIVPDVP
- a CDS encoding transcriptional repressor — translated: MHRNPDPRVTCAHEETHGHPVDGDAVESRARSYAVSKGVPFTPMRQSVLALLAASGKPMSAYEIAEKVSDARKLKAVQVYRALEFLQEAGCVHRLASRSAYFACDHLHGEGETVVFMVCAQCGAVQEAASELVARGLRGAAKTAGFRPRHPMIEVDGECAECAGTPER
- a CDS encoding PepSY domain-containing protein — encoded protein: MVVRPLRVLVLIHRWLSIPLCLLFVMWFASGIVMHFVPFPALTEAERLGGLSVFDVSKVRHSPAEAIAASTLKGVTRVRLWQRSDGPVYLLSTASGMKALHADDLRAADIGSEQVALAIGSEHARLRGLNPAAATFVELAEYDQWTVPNGLDGHRPLYRIALNDVAGTELYVSSRTGEIVRDTTRSERAWNYVGSVAHWIYPTALRKDWMTWNVTVWWLSLAAVIAALSGLMVGLFRLRRVRDRIVSPFRKWHAWHHWLGLACAAFVMTWIVSGWLSMDHGRLFSTGVLTRSEADRIAGTPAWVELTATVPASLSPTTREIEWFTFGGRIHQRNRTGVDAQQLSVVVPASTALASPFLQADQINVVISHAVGSCSSTSAVAPDDHYFLASEVAPAPVYRSICGDVWYQIDGASCANLEKLDAQRRTYRWLYRALHTFDFPALMARPSLRSAIIVVLCAFGAAFSITGIVIAWRRLRLEFR
- a CDS encoding DUF3526 domain-containing protein → MKIMQPRPLSTLSLIVLHEARILVRDRTLLLVCCVLALMVGYGLFVGLAQATLRDRMVAQVLKHEQETQTANSGTLQSVLAGQTALIPFSNPANPAAMAGTLSGRYATMPNAPLAALAIGQSDMMPNYYRITYLSKVQFMYDTEIENPWNLLSGHFDLAFVIVFVLPLLVTSLGYNLLSAEREHGTLRMLCSQPLSIATLMIGKVVVRMLALLAIVIPVPLVVLLLIRPEARGAEQLVLMLSWSALVAAYTLFWFAVAALVNTVNLSSSTNALIMVALWTILVLILPVTMNLAVGLVSPAPSRTELANRTRVATAESLREYEDLYSADYRYASDPEALLVKNERIEVPSRMRAFFLAKQKVDERIEPLLKRFDQQLLQQQKLVDRLSLLSPAMLVNEALTSIAGTDSRRFLAFKDQTEAFHKEWRQYFSPRILESRAMTMRDLSSLPRWHWIEMPASEINWSIWWRAMLMLALASVPGGLALARSSRRSIE
- a CDS encoding TonB-dependent receptor domain-containing protein; the encoded protein is MRYLLCSISLSTLLIAAGVLPFGLAEAQAQTRSSSPDQPANSLPPITVDAPQRQPAARVATRSNSQKGRISRTNRNPRPSTIAEASPQSQGQQQVPATPLNTNVVTPSASRLGLTPREIPATVEVVGAETIREQGYHTTIDTVKGATGVTASDAPNDVSFSMRGFQGEQVNVTYNGVNIGLTGFTALTMETFNLDRVEFLKGPSSLMSGQGAVGGAINYVTKVPHTGPIKSEAFVGFDSFGSIRSGYGSGGSTNIQGLDYRVDISRSVQNGFIDDTNTKNLHVSGQLNYRLTESFKVFVATEYKDYNARVYEGTPLVPVAFSGPFATTGIVSGTKVSDYNGTNLGPVTIDSRTLKTNYNVLDNHKTIKESWVRGGFEWDLTSNVTLRSQVYNYNASRDWYNNEVSAFNAASNLVDRERFYVHHNQNLVGNNTDLTWNSHLFGMENRLVTALEFYHLDFSRPGAANFPSDQVTLVDPVRGYYGLLTTQRQTATIDSFAINLEDRLKITHNFALIGGLRYNPFELDRTSTDVNGVSRAGFPYTTSWQPVTGRIGYTCEAIPGMTFYSQYATASDLSAGSIFLLSPTQQLTLTSARSYETGVKNLLWNGRAEWTFSAFDIERSNVYSAQAGQRLNIAGKVKSQGVEFAAAVRPTPELKFWGNVAYVHARYADYEFTGGSFSGNTPPNIPAVVVNGGASYRFLNPGWLPVELGVSVRHVGDRYSTDANTVKLLAYTTADAFAFIDIPKSPTFPTFDSTRVTFRVRNFTDAKYAAWSSPFYPDQILLGAPRTYEVGASFKF
- a CDS encoding ABC transporter ATP-binding protein produces the protein MLDAIEVTKQFGAKSALDNVSLSVLPGEIYCLLGANGAGKTTLVNLFLNFLQPTSGSLQIGKLDVVRQPLETKRLLAYIPEQVTLYGVLSGLENLAFFSSLAIGEHLPRQRLLELLEAAGLPRQAADDRVATYSKGMRQKVGIAIALAKNAKALLLDEPTSGLDPSAANEFSELLVKASNDGVTVLTTTHDLFHAKQTATRIGIMKQGRLVEELRSEEVSHADLEALYLKHMKS